The Desmodus rotundus isolate HL8 chromosome 13, HLdesRot8A.1, whole genome shotgun sequence sequence TGCACAGAGGAGACTCAGCTGTTTGTTGTTTGAGGGGAGAACTGGTGGCAAACGGTATGCAGAGGTTTTTATGTGGTTTTAGGGTACAAGATACATGGGCAGAACAAATCTGGAAGGATATCCAGCAAAGCGAGTGGATGATGCTTCTTATTTATttgaaacaaagataaaatacttacatagaaaggaaaaagtgaaagttaaaagaaagacaGCCCTCAGAATGTAGCACGCGCCACCTGGTGAACACACACCCCCCTCTCTGGCCACTTCCGCAGGGAAACGGAGCGGAGGTGTGCACACGAGGCGCGGTCACTTCCCTACATCTGCCACTGCAGGGCTTCCTGTGCCCCTCACCAACTGTCCTGTGTCGCTCGTCTTTCTGTTCCCTCAGTCTATCTCTGTgaatctcttctccctctccttagAACCCCCAGggagtctctttctccctctccttagAACCCCTCCCCTCACTTTGAGCCTCTCCATCTCTAtacccccctctcttcctctcccccctccttgaGGTCTTTCTTTAGGCTCGTCTCcatctttctcttcatctctcagtctctccccatccctcattctttctactttccttctcttggtctttctctcctcttactctatatttccttctctttctctctctcagtctctttgtttctctccctccctacccttaTCCCCACCCCAATAAGGGCAGAAGAATTTACAGGATTTGAAGCAAGGACAACTCAAGCAACAGCAGCTTTATTTCACAGGAGCAGGCTCCACCGAGCCGACTATGAGGGACTAGTGGAGCGGGATTCGGAGGAGGCCTTTTGAGTGTATTTCTGAGCTCATGAGCCTTTGGAGCCACTCAATGTACTGGGAGACTCTGGTGTACACCCCAAATTGGCCTTCGGCTGCACAGCCCACACCCCAGCTGACAATGCCTGTCAGGTACCACGTACTCTGGAACTTGGTGGCATGTGGGCCTCCACTGTCCCCCTGGCAGGAGTCCTTGCTCCCATCTAGGTAGCCAGCACAGAACATGTTCTCTGTGATCTTTGGGGAGTCTGGCTCCTGTTTCAACTGCTCCAGGCAGTCCTGGGTCATCAGCCTGGGCACATCGATGGCCATGAGCTCAAGGGCTGTGGCGCCCCTGTCAAGAAGCTTTCCCCAGCCACTGACGGTCGAAAATCGAATGAAGGCCAAGGTCCTCTCAGAGAAGGCTTTCTCAGGCAGACACAGGGGCACTACGTAGTCTGtaaaggtcacaggcctgctcaggCGGAGCAGGGCAATGTCGTGGTCCTTCTTGCCTTTGATGTACTTGCTAGGGACAATGACCTGAGTGATGTGCCGCTCTTGCTCATCGCCGTCCTCCTCACTCAGGTCATGTTCACCTATGGGGAGAGCAGCACCACTTACGCCCCTTGCCCTGCAGCCTTAGGGAATGGCTCTTCCTAAACCTCAAGAGGGTTGGAGCTTCCTTTGGGGCAGGAGGGGCCTGCGTCCAACTCCAACCTGACCTGGGTGGCCACCATTGGGCTCCAGACAGAGCATGAATTGGGGGTGAATCTTGACCCTGGGGTGCTAAGGCATTGAGGAGGGGTACTGAGCCAGGCAGCTGTGGGTAGGTGAGGAGGACTGTCCGATTCCTGCTATGTTTTccaggcagggcctggccctcCCCAGGGCTCCTCATCATCCCATAAATCTACCAGGTGGAAGCCCAGCCATGGTGGCCCATGGAGCCCTGGGTGGCTGCATTGCCCTTAGGGCTCTTGGCCCAAGTGAGACAGGTGGGTATGGAATCACCCGCCATGTctttatttgggggtggggtaggggctgAGGGGATGTGGCCACAGTGGCCCCCTGTGGGCCCCGGGGTTTGCCCAACGCTGCCCACTTCCCTTTTTGGAGGAGTTCACCTGGTTGTGGAAGTTGGAGGTTTAATATCCTGAGTATTAGCCCCAAGTTGTTATCACTCAACAACCTGTCTCTCGTCAGAAGGTGGTAAGAACAAAACTTACCCACTACCACTGTCAGGTTCTTCCAGTTCTTGATTCTGTCGAAACAATGGGCTGCGGAGACCACCCAGGTGGTGTTGATCAGGGTGCCCCCGCACAGCACCACCCCATTCAGCTTCAGCCCAGTCTAACAAGGTACAACAGACATCCAAAGGTCACATTATTGTCTTGAGGTCCCCTTTCTGGAGAATCTCCTTTCCCCTGCACCCTCAAGGATGGGCTGCATTTATAGGAGGGTGTCTGAAATCCTGGGGGCTCCCTAGTACCCTTCCCAAACAAAGCTGCTCCAGCTCCTCTCCAGCAGGCTGTCTTCCCATCTAGCAAAGGGAAGGGAGGCTCACAGACACCGGCCTGGCAATGGGAAGGTTGGTGCCGCGTTCCTCTGTGTACCTCCCAGGACTGTCATCTGAGCTTGACCCAACATGCCTGATTTGCAGAGATCAGGCCAAGCTTTGTGCTCCTAGAGCATATGAGGGGTAAATGAGATAACAGAGTGAAGCACCAAGCACGTTCTAGGTATacgtagacactcaataaatgtttcctttcctttttcttttcttcctaaaagCACAGAGGATGCTGAGCGGGGTCCTAGCATGAATCCTGCATGGAGACATTTTCCTTAGGGTGAGTCTTCCATGATGGGCGGGAAAGGAGCTGCAGTCTCTGGCCAGGCTGGCCTGTGGACAGTGAGGAACTGTGGGGGCCCGGCGTGGGGTGAGGCAGAGCCACCAGTGAGCAGTCCAGGTCTGGTTTTCCAGTATCCATGTGTTGTGTGAAACTGGATCaaccagggagggaagaggatggAAATGGGGTTCGCCACTCTCAAGCCTAATGTCCCGAGTTGTGGGCTGCAGGAAGAAGGGTGCTGCGGAGCCTTCCTCACCTGTATGGGGTGCACCTACCTCTTGGCTGGGATTGTGGGGGTTAAATGATACTGAGAATTTCAGTTTTGGTGGGTGGGGTACAGGGTGGGGAAGCAGAGCCTGCAGCAGTCACCCCAGCAAGCCCTGCCCCTCAAGTGCTCCCCACTGTAAAGACACAGAAACCCACATCCATTAGCACCACTTCTGGCTTGGAGAGGCTTTGCCACCCATTGATGGGGGACTCTGGAGAACACATCAGTCCTATTTGGATGTATGTAATTCAGGTTATTCCTCCGAACACCAAAAACCAGGGTTCTGCAAAGCCAAGCAGTGGGCCCTGGACCGCAGACCCCACTCAGGCCCCAActgctgtgggaggtggggtggagtgggggagacCAGGTGGATGCAGGGCCGCTAGCTCAGCAATAAATGCGACTTTTTCCGAGGCTGGTCTGGAGGGGCTGGATTGCTGTGAAAGGAGAAGCTTGGAGTATCCCTGAGCCTGAGGTCAGGCAGAGAATGACTGGTGATTCTCCACTTTCCTTTACAAGGTTGTCAcatgtttatgtttatttctaaaaattcttgaCTGTTTAACTTGGGGTGTCCCAGAATGTGAGGTTAAAGAGGAGTCACTGATCTGGGTGCAGACGTGAGTTTGCCAGTCTCACAGTGGCAGCTCTTCTTACACTGCAGTCTGCACATATTCTCAGGCTCTTGTGAAATGCAGATGCTGACCCAGTGGGCCcgggggcctgagactctgcattccTAACTGGGACCAGGCTCAGAGGCAGCCTTGCAGAGACATGCCCTGGAGGGGCCATAGCCCACACACCTGACCACATGCCCGGCACACAGCCTCCCAGCCTGTGGAAGGACTCTGCTACAGATCAAAAATCAtcctgtatgatctcatttacatgtgcaatctaagaaaacaaaacaagatttctggccaagatgaaggcgtaggtagacacactgtgcctccttgcacaaccaaaagaaggacaacaacaaatttaaaaacaaaaaacaaccagaactgacagaaaatcaaactgtatagaagtctgacaaccaaggagataaagaaaaaacattcatgcagactggtaggaggggtggagacgggcagccagagtagagaggactcatggcaaggtggctgctggtggaGCGGGTGggcccacatttgtgtgcggataaatggggaggaacaactggggagtgagacagaccatgcaacccagggttccagtgtggggaaataaagccttaaaacctctgaccgaaaaaacctgtgggggttgaggtggtgggagaaactcccagcctcacaggagagttcgttggagagacccacagggccctagaatgtacacagacccatccacccaggaatcagcaccagaagggcccaatttgattgtgggtagccagggaagtgactgaaagctggcagagagcttaACAaggggcactgttccctcttggacctctcCCCCACTGAGAGCATCACCATACAGCAACTTGGGTtgccccgccccagtgaacacctaaggctccgcgcCTTACTGCATAAcaggagcaccaagacaaaaaaaaaaaaaaaaaaggcccaaatgaaagaacagatcaaaggtcctgaaaaaaatacaactaagtgacaaagagatagacagcctatcagatgcacacagttcaaaacactggcaatcaggaagctcgcagaactggttgagtatgggtgcaaaatagagaaaaaaatgaaggctatgaaaagggaaataaaggaaaatgtacagggaaccaacagtgacaggaaggaaaccgggactcaaatcaatggtttggaccagaaggaagaaagaaacattcaaccagaactgaataaagaaataagaattcgaaaaaaatgaggagaggatgaggaacctccaggacaactttaaacattccaacatacaaatcataggggtgccagaaggagaagaacaagagcaagaagttgaaaacttatttgaaaaaataatgaaggagaacttcccccagCTGgccaaggaaacagacttcctggaagctcagagagtcccaaagaagttggacccaaggaagcccacagcaagacatatcataattacattacccaagattaaagagaaggagagaatcttaaaagcagcaagagaaaaggagacagttacctacaagggagttcctataagactgtcagctgatttcttaaaagaaaccttgcaggcaagaaggggctggaaagaagtgtttgaagtcatgaaaggcaagggtctacatccaagattactctatccagcaaagctgtcatttagaatggaagggcagataaagttcttcccagataaggtcatgttaaaggagttcatcatcacccagcccttattatatgaaatgttaaagggacttatttgaggaaaagaagaaggtcaaaactatgaacagtaaaataacaacaaactcataagtatcaaaatggaatctaaaaaagccaaaaccaaactaagcaaacaagtagaacaggaacagaataacagaaatggagatcacatggcgggttatcagcaggggagtgggagggggagggagggggaaaaggtacagaaaataagcagcataaatggtaggtagaagatagataGGGgaaggataagaatagtataggaaatgtagaagccaaagaacttatatgtacgacccatggacatgaactacagcaggggaatgcgggtgggagggggtgtgcaggggagagggaaataaaggggggaaaatgggacaactgtgatagcataatcaataaaatatgttaaaaataataataaaaaaagaaaacaaaacaaatgaacaaacaaaacaaaggagaaacaaacccatagatatagagaacaagctgatggttgccaaagaggtgggggttgggggatgtaattttaaaaagttaaaaaattaaaatattaaaaaaataaaaaaataaaacacaatatctggcatacaaaaagaaaaaaaaaatctcagcttcCAGAGGCAGACAGTAGGCGGAGCTGTGAAGGTGAGAGAGCGGGGTCCAGGTCATAtggcctcaggctcctcatctgtTAGAGGGGAGTGAGACTAGCAGCCTGCGGAGAAGCAGTGTGCGGAGAGGCGTAGGCCGGCAGGGCTGCTGCCAGGAGCACTGATGTCTGAGATGAACGGCCTGCAGCATTAAGAGGAAATCCACTGCCATGAGCAGGGGTGACCCCAGGGCCCTGAAGCCTTACCTGCCAAGGACACTCTCCTTTGGGGCACACCTTGCCACCCACAATCCGGCCTTGGTGTtgcctgtcttttcttttttccagaacaGGTATTTTTCCACATGGATATTCAACTGTATAAAACAAAAGTTTCAAGCTGTTGGGGGTTATGAGGGATGAATGTGCTGGTGCGAGAGGGCTCTGAGCCCTGCAGGCAGTGGCTCTGCCTCGTGCTCCCACCCGGGGCTGTGGGAGCCTCTGGGTTTGGGGAGGCCCGTGGGAGCTGCTGGGTGAGCAGAAGAGGCAGAGGTTGGTTTTGCAGGAACAGAGGCCCTGCCTCTTGAAACTGGTTTCTGCTAATTTTTCTGGGGAAAGATGAAGTGCTGCTTGAATTTGCTAAAAGATGAATGATATTCTGTCTAAAGCCTATGAGGCCTCTCAGACAGCTGTGCTGTTTTGACCCCACTGCTAGTTTTGGTCTGCTCCAATACAGCCCTTGGCCCAGCGAAGAAAGTGTTTAGAGGTGGCAGCTGAATTTCAAGCTGTGTTGGCCATGCTGTCTGTGTACCTTTGCCTCTGAAGAGACACAGGGCTTGGGATGTTTCAGCCTTTGGAATTGCAGCCCCATCCATTTGAGGTTGGCTTAGaggaattttcattttcctaaaagTGCTTGCCTTTAGAAAAGATCTGGGAACTGGAACTGTGCTTGGTCAGTATCTCCCGTGGGGGTGGCAGTGTAGATTCCCAGCGGAGGGGactggaagtggggtggggagagctttGTTTTGCTCCTCTGGGCCCACCTGAGATAGGCAGGGGGTCTGGACCTCATCCAAGGAGCTGCTCCCAGGGCTCTGTCCTGACCCCTATTGCCCTGGCCCACCCTCCACCCTTAGTCTCCTCCCGGCCTCTGAGCATGTAGTGGTCAGCATGTAGTAGATGCTCAGTTAATGACATATGGCCCCTTCTCATTTTTAGCCAGAGGAGAACTTGTGGCCGGGTGGACTGCTCATCCGGCAGTGAAACGGCACACAGCCCTTGGAGCAGATCTCAGAAGGCCTGTTACCTGTGGGTGCGCAGGACACCCCGTCGGTCTGGAGTGTGTACCCCTCGTGACACCAGCAGGAGCGCTTGGTCCCCACGTGGTTGCTGCAGTACTGCTCGCAGCCCCCGTTCTCATTCTCGCAGATCAGCTGGTCATCCTTGTCTGCGTGCAGGAGGAGACAGCCTGAGAGGGGCCTCTGCTGGTCAGGGAAAGCCAGCCCTGGTGGCCACCCCTCCTTGGGCTGGGGGCAACATTCTGCATGAAGGTGGTGCTCAGCTCCCGAGACTGAGCCTGTCCCTACCCCACTCTGTAGATTGATCCAGAAAGGTGGGCCATGGGTTTGGGTGCTCGCCCACATCTGAGCAGCCTAACCAGTGGGGACACGGGGCCAGTGTGCGGGGTCTCCATGCTGTCACCCCTCCTGGAAGCTGGCGGGGTGCTGAGGAGGGCACAGGGAAAGTAAAAGTCACCTGGTGACAGTAGAGGAGCCCAACTCAATCAGAGGCCTGCCAGTAAATGGTCAGAGTGGTGAGACTGCCCTACAGCCAGGCCCTGATGCCCAGTGACCACTGGTTCAAACAGACAGAGGGGGATGTTCAGCCTGACTCTGAAGGACAGCACTTGGTGTGGGAAACAGGGTTGGCTTGCTGTGGAAGGGCGGCTGAGCACCAACTACCGGGCCAAGACACTGAGGCTTCCCAGCCCCAAGTAACTGGCAGGAAGCTGCTTTCCCAAGTCTTTCCTCCACTCTAGCTGGCCTCTGTTCTGCTTAGAGCAGAAGTCGGCTGTGGCCACAAGAGCTCATTCCGATTCAGAACATACACCTGTGTGGGGAGGGATTAAC is a genomic window containing:
- the F7 gene encoding coagulation factor VII; protein product: MSTDRKKVIGDLTMLSQPGGLTVLCFLLSLQGSLASVFITQEEAQSILHRQRRANQFLEEVKPGSLERECKEEQCSFEEAREIFRNEERLEQFWMSYTDGDQCASNPCQNGGSCEDQFQSYICFCPEEFEGRHCETNKDDQLICENENGGCEQYCSNHVGTKRSCWCHEGYTLQTDGVSCAPTVEYPCGKIPVLEKRKDRQHQGRIVGGKVCPKGECPWQTGLKLNGVVLCGGTLINTTWVVSAAHCFDRIKNWKNLTVVVGEHDLSEEDGDEQERHITQVIVPSKYIKGKKDHDIALLRLSRPVTFTDYVVPLCLPEKAFSERTLAFIRFSTVSGWGKLLDRGATALELMAIDVPRLMTQDCLEQLKQEPDSPKITENMFCAGYLDGSKDSCQGDSGGPHATKFQSTWYLTGIVSWGVGCAAEGQFGVYTRVSQYIEWLQRLMSSEIHSKGLLRIPLH